The window TAACTGCAGAATCAGTATCCCTGCTGATCCCCATTTCATCAGCATCTCCACGGCCATGGGTTCTGTGTGCGCTCCTTACATCACTTGAACTCGTAATTCTAGCACCATGATTGCTCGTTGTGTCATGTTTTTCTCTAAGAGAGAGGTTAGATGGTCCAGGCAAGTCCCTTGCAATATATCTTTCACGAGGACgtgcctctatcttctttaaaCGGGGGTCTTGTCCTCTATACAAGGCACCAGATCTTTCTAGAAGATCATCATCCATCTGATACTCACGAAGCTCTCTTTTACGGGAGCTTTCATAGCCTCGATGTGTTTCATTTTCATACTGTAGGCGATTAGCCCCATAATCCAATATGTCCACATCTGGCTTTCTTTGGTCTAGTGCTCTGCGGGACTCAAAATAATCTGGGGTTGACTGTCTTTGTGAAGAAAAGCGAGATCCCCATGGCTTATCTTCCATTAAAGCCTCTCGATGAGAAACTTCATCATATTTGCCTAATCCCACATTAGTTCTTGCAACATCTTGAAAATGTGCTTCTCCTGAACCCAACCTCTTCCCATAGAATTCGCTAGACAAGGTATTAGGACTACCAATTTCACCTCTTTGAATGTCAGAATAACTGTATGTTTCACGCCTTTCCTCTGCTCGACCAAAGTATGACTCCGTGTAGTTCCTGAACCCACTTACTTGCTTTTCAGGGTCCAGAGAAGATATGGTTCCAGGAATTTTATCATATCCACCATGGTCAATAGACTCAATAGTCTTTCCACTATTCAGTCTACCTCCGTGAGAATGAATTTGGACCTCTTTACCATATGAACCGGTGATATCATCCTTAATAACACCAGGTGCCAAGGGCAACACGTTGGAGTGAGATGACGATATTATGTAATCAGAGTTTGAATATCGTGTGGACTTCAAGGAGTCCTCCATGTATATGTCTGTTGATGCAGGCACTCCTGCTTTACGGGAATGGAACCCATCTTGTAAATGGATTTCCCCATCTTTGAGGTGATCAGCATCCATATAACGTGATGGTAACGAGTAGCCACCACTGTTTCCAACGCCAGAGATTCTTGGCTGTACACCAACAGCAGACAGATGAGATTCATATGAAGAGTACAACGTCCTGTTATCAACTTCTGAAGGCATGCTTCCATCCACAAAACCAGAATAGGTCCTTCCATGATTTTCTCTCTCGCTGCTTACTCTACTACCACTAACTCCATAGTCGCTGGAGCCCTTCACTGTATCAAACTTTCGGGGCTTATCTAACAAATGACTCCATGGGTACTTTACGGAAGTTGGGTCCTCATTCCCCATGCTCTCCTTTATCTCATGCAATCTGTGTGAATGTTCACCAAGCATGTCAGTGTTTCCAGTGTTTCCTCTATCACGATCAGGGACTCTCAAGCTCTGAGATGGTGGCCCATAGTCTCTGTCCCCACCAACATAACTCAAGGGTCGGGCATTCTGCAACTCTCCAAAGTCTCCACTGCTGCCATCAATTCCCATCCTTCTTGACCTCTCAAGCTCGTGAAAGTACTCCCCTCTCGGTTCACCAATCATCTGGCCACTTGGTGAAAGGCGACGCTCCCTGCTCCGTCCACGCGGTGCATGCTGCTGCTGCTCCCAGTTCCGTCCACGCGGTGAATGCTGCTGCTGCTCCCAGTTCCGAGTCCTTGTTGGTGGCGTAATCTCCCTGTTCCTAATAGTCCTTCCTGGTGGTGAGTATTCCTGGTTTCGACTTCTCACTGGTGGTGAGCAATGGCGTTCACGCCCCTGAAATCTCCTCGGTGGAGAGTTCCTCCGCTCTCGGATCCTCATTGGGGGTGAATCCCTAATCCTCCGTTGAGACGAGTAATCCTTGTCCCTTATCCTCCGTCTAGGAGAGTAATCTCCCACATCCCTAATCCTCCTTGGGGACGAGTAATCCTTGTCCCTTATCCTCCTTCGAGGCGAGTAACCACGGTCCTTTGCCCTACCTGGCAAGCGTGGCGGTGGACCTTTAGCATCTCCTCCAAATCTCCTCTCCCTCattatcaattaaatattaacAAAAGACCTCAAATTTTTTAACCTAAATCAATCCAATCTTTTTACAGTATGAACTTATGACCTCAGTATCAGCAAAAACACACTTTGAACAGCTTCCCACTTTCAATCAGCAAAATTcttcaataacaacaaaatactaaaatCCCCCCAACTTTCAACCTAAATCAAACCAAACTTTTTATACCATGAATTTATGAACCTCAGTATCAGCAAAAAGACAACACCTTTAACAACTTCCACTATCAATCAGCAAAACTTTCTTGCTTCGCCAACGAGGATATAATCGTCAAAAAACGAAAGCAGCAAAACCATAGATCCAAAACCCTAACCctaaaataaattaaacattACAGCCAAAGTATCTTTCCCTTTACTGCTTTCTACCATACAATATATTCCATTCAAATAAAAGGGTTTCAACAAATTTTCTTTCGGATCAACAATCCACAAGAAGCGTGATTTATTAACTATTTCAAACCTTTTTTAGatgagaagatgaagaaaaagccATTGTTTTCACTTCCTCTGATGATGAAGATGATTTGATTCGTTTCCAAAGGTTCGATCGTGGAAATTTGGGGATGCGTCTCTGTATAGCGTTAAATTGCGAGATTGATAGGGCGGATATGTGAATTTGGTGGGGCACGTGTACCACATTTCTGGGCCGAGTGTAATGGCCCAACCCAACTTTCTTGGCCCATAATTGGCTTGTCTAAACACAAATTATATAGCCCactgtttattttcttagttcaATATTCATCGATTATATACTGATTATACACGactacatatattatacatttatcGATTATTTAAAATTTAAGTAGTTGGATATGAGACTAATTAGATtaagtttttcaaagttttaacTACCTAACTTCTATGATTCAACCACCTTTAGGATTAGGAGCTCATATTCTATAGTAATGTGTCATTATTATTTATAATTGAGGACCTAAGTTAAGTCTTATTTTCACTTAGCAAAACCAAGAACAGCGCGTTGAACTAGTCATTGAATGAAATTTTGATATCCATGAAAAGATGGTCTGTGTGTTGATGGATTTAGAATTTTAAGTCAGTGAATATAAATTATCACTACACTCATTACTCTTTTGTAACAATGGTTACAAGTTAGAATACCTATATCCAATTTTAAATTTCACATATATATAATACGTGATATCGagtaaaatagaaaatagaaaaacctCATAATTATTTGGGTGTGTTACTAGGAAAAGGGCAATAAAACGAGGAAAACTTTATAATTTGAGTTCTATGATAGTAGTTTATATTCTAGCCTCTTTGTTTTCTAGCTAGGCAGAATGGCACATTACAAGAGGAATCCTTTAGTACAAGATCGATGACGAGAGAAATGGAAAAGGTGGCTACGCTATATAACTTGGGGTTGGGGTTGGGGTTGGCTTTTTAACAGGTCAAACACTTGAAATTTTTGGGGTTGGCTTTTTaacgtaaaaatagcacgggctagccagctTTCggattgataattgaaaaatagtcagcgtttgcaaagttatgaaaaaatagccactattttgctgcaacacggaaagttccaacataatatactggagattggtgcacctgtgtacgAACTTCCTGCATATTATGCGGGaccgatatattatactggaactccagtatattatgctgaaagtccagatattatgctggaatattttccggattttgaacagtattttccttcagatttatctttatatgaaagtggctaaatttcgattacttttgaaactgtggctatttttcaatggccacttataaatctgactatttttgaatttctcccctttTTAACAGGTCAAACACGTaaaaaaaattttatttgataaaCGGTAAGTAAAATTAGAATACCGAAAATTCAACATGGTCATATATTCATGTCGAATTGTATAATTTAAACTGCTAAAAATAAtacacatttatttatttaattatatttgaaTAGTAGTGTTAAGTCTCATGCACATGTCCAACTCATTACTCACGAGTCATGAATTCCAGCTCCAGTGCTAAGTAACTTTGTATTTAAGTATTACTCCTATTACACATTATTTTTTCTAAGACATGCTTTAGTTACAAATTACAATTCATTCTAAATGATTGAGAAGTTCATTCATTTATCCAATTCTGACTACGCATAATTACTGAAATGACAATCAATGTACTACTATTCTTATCaactctttactttattttctattGCTAGGTCTTAATTAGGAGTAATTTCATTTTAGTTAATGGTTTACTCTTTGTCCAACCTAGCTATCctatattataaattgtatttACTCTTACTAGAGAAATTATCATCTAATTATAGTTTGATAtacaaatttatcaattatatataaattaataataattgagTTTCCCTTACGATACATATATATGTCGCTCATCTGACCCACCAGCTTGCTTAAACAACTACTGAAGTTGCTTAAACAATTCAAACGATTGTTAAGTTGTTTAAGCAACTCGATCAGTTATTTAAACAAttcaattagttatttaagtaacTCGATCGGCTGTTTAAAGTGGTTTGTGTAAACAACTACATAAGTTATTTAAGCAACTAAATCAGTTATTTAAATAATTTACTTGTTGTTTAATGCAATTATTTTTTGACTTCATTTGTATGTGATTTgcgagtattttttttttttaaaacgtaAGATATTATTGATGCGCGCTAATCACGGATTTTAAAAGGTAACAAAAAGTTAGAAGGAATCTCTTTTGCATGAATGTATATTAATTAATTTGAATGTATGCTTTTATTCCATCGGCTTATAAATACCCAAGATCAAATGATTATTGGCTACTAATAAGTCAATAAACTAAGGAGTTAGGTGATTATGACAGAAAAAAAAATGTCTAGATAGTAGATACAAGAAGCTAAGAATGAATAGCATGCAAAATACAAGAAGCATTTTTAAACgggatctttatacaaatagccggttatatttattatttatttttatagccATATATATcgattatatattgattatacacaattatacacatataatatataaattatgctTATACTATAccatttttagtttaagtggttggGTGGATAGCTATTTGAATTAATTCTTTATTAACAAACAATCACAAAATTATGGTGGTCTCATATGGCCTGACATATCTTAAGATATGTTGTAAAGCGTAAGACGTAGtaagaataataataacaataataataataataataataataataataatattattattattattattattattattattattattgttattattattattaccttagttttatttcatattacattcttttaattttgattcgcttaaaaaagattttttttttttggaaataaagacttttctatatatatatttgaaatttatCATATCTCAACATTCCTGTTTTGTTCTTAACGACGTGCTCTTCCGGGAATTGACATCACATGATAAAGACAACAAAATACTAATTATATACTGGTTACTTCATAAGTGGTATATATTAAATTAGAGTTCGTTTGGATtgacttaaaaaaatatttttcatcataAATGACTTTTAAGTCAAAAAATAATAAGTTTGGATTGCACAACTTATTGCTTTTGACTTGTTTTAAGCAGTTTTTAACTTATTTAAGTATTTTTTAACTTTGTCAAACActgaaaaaaggtaaaaaaaaaaaatttaagaacTGATTTTACCAGCTTAAAagtcaatccaaacaccctcttgCTCCATgtgttaaaaaaaaatcatcttaAGTTTAATGTTTATTCAAACATcctcaaataaaataaaagaaggcTCAATTATTGCCACACCCCATCATATCCATCTGCTAAACTATAATGTCTTCTGCTTTTTGTAAAGGTAAAAGGCTTGATGTCAATGTTGGCTTACTCATTTGTAATTCGGTACAACTCTGCTCTTATCATATAGTATTAATTAtgtaaaatttgaaaagaaaaaaaaagaagaactcCCCTAAAAGATAAGAATATATTGTTTGATTTCAAATTTTTGAATGGTAAATCGAAGGCGGGCCTTTGTTATGACTAGACAAAATAAATATTCATTCATGCCATAGGCTGTTTTACGCTACAAAAACTCAAAATCTTCCAATGGATTACAAATATATTAATCGTAAAGAATAAAACTACTTTGAATTATTTTAGTCTTCATTTGGTCCCTGCCTTAAAAGAAAAGGGAAATCAAACTTGAAAAAGCTGTCATTAACCTTAATCATGATggtttaattttcaaaaaaagatTAATTAAAAAACATAGCAAattaaaacttttaaattttttaggaATATGTAAGACATTTCAAATTTGTCTGCAAAAAGTATAGAGTCAAACATATGATAAAACAGGaccagtttttcccttttatcTCTAAACACCTGTCAAAAGAAGGAGGTGTGaaattgaaaaatatgaaaataaaaaaaaaaggtaggAGCAAATCATTATCTAAAAAAGGAAGCCAGCAGTTTACACTTCTCTCCTACTCTGTCTTGGACCCTAAGGCTTTCATGCAAATATTTGCTGTTTTTAGGTGAAAACTTACTGTCCAATTTGTATAAAAATCTTGTAGGCCAAGCACACAATCTTGTAGCAAAAAGAATATTTCACCAATTCTCTTCAAGACCCTTCAACCAAT is drawn from Nicotiana tabacum cultivar K326 chromosome 9, ASM71507v2, whole genome shotgun sequence and contains these coding sequences:
- the LOC107790707 gene encoding uncharacterized protein LOC107790707, yielding MRERRFGGDAKGPPPRLPGRAKDRGYSPRRRIRDKDYSSPRRIRDVGDYSPRRRIRDKDYSSQRRIRDSPPMRIRERRNSPPRRFQGRERHCSPPVRSRNQEYSPPGRTIRNREITPPTRTRNWEQQQHSPRGRNWEQQQHAPRGRSRERRLSPSGQMIGEPRGEYFHELERSRRMGIDGSSGDFGELQNARPLSYVGGDRDYGPPSQSLRVPDRDRGNTGNTDMLGEHSHRLHEIKESMGNEDPTSVKYPWSHLLDKPRKFDTVKGSSDYGVSGSRVSSERENHGRTYSGFVDGSMPSEVDNRTLYSSYESHLSAVGVQPRISGVGNSGGYSLPSRYMDADHLKDGEIHLQDGFHSRKAGVPASTDIYMEDSLKSTRYSNSDYIISSSHSNVLPLAPGVIKDDITGSYGKEVQIHSHGGRLNSGKTIESIDHGGYDKIPGTISSLDPEKQVSGFRNYTESYFGRAEERRETYSYSDIQRGEIGSPNTLSSEFYGKRLGSGEAHFQDVARTNVGLGKYDEVSHREALMEDKPWGSRFSSQRQSTPDYFESRRALDQRKPDVDILDYGANRLQYENETHRGYESSRKRELREYQMDDDLLERSGALYRGQDPRLKKIEARPRERYIARDLPGPSNLSLREKHDTTSNHGARITSSSDVRSAHRTHGRGDADEMGISRDTDSAVMSRRLNDPRSKYVKNGRAYKAAATSSTRNLSVSMSSRSSKYNKSGARDIKKRLGPRYQNLDIEHSLGKKYKPSLKKRLGPRVAKNYVPPPWVKKFNSSKFSRNQDVLDESVAEQGDDPNKGIITPAKTEPPENSKDFKQLVQNAFFRFMRHLNETPAKRRKYTEEAGNLKCLVCGRDSEEFAESESLVFHALTSSKAGLKSQHLGLHKALCALMGWKSADAPNSGWVREMLSDAETVAWKEDLIIWPPVVIIHNSSMMNSDPDQRVVVSAEELESKLKDMGFGEKAKVSRGKPANQSILMVKFSATLSGLQEAERLSDIYAHRKHGRAEFQHISCGHSGGSDGETKEALTDKVGKILYGYLGIAEDLDKLDFETKKRSSVRSKKQIKDIAVAP